Proteins from one Thermobifida alba genomic window:
- a CDS encoding DUF6221 family protein, whose amino-acid sequence MTGRAGCKVGRTLYHADRSRTVRQRLADRSLSRGHPGGERCRPCPGVAADRPRQGRPQPAPANSTAHDYAAGERSTTLIKFIEARLDEDERVARAAIDPDRPGTHWRWINPDDDTPATPDRNGYLRVASLRTVERYLTKPLKDLPEIPPFNLPAFVIDEATEVMPGAADYIARWAPARTLQEIEAKRRMLKELDLTSQTQQHLLKLLALPYADHPDYRQEWKP is encoded by the coding sequence GTGACCGGGCGTGCCGGTTGCAAAGTCGGCCGCACCCTCTACCATGCAGACCGGTCCCGAACCGTCCGACAGCGCCTCGCCGACCGGTCCCTATCCCGAGGCCATCCAGGCGGTGAACGCTGCCGACCGTGTCCGGGAGTCGCGGCCGACCGCCCACGACAGGGGAGGCCGCAACCCGCGCCTGCGAACTCAACCGCACACGACTATGCCGCAGGAGAACGGAGCACAACCCTGATCAAGTTCATCGAAGCCCGCCTCGACGAAGACGAGCGGGTAGCGCGCGCTGCCATCGATCCCGACCGGCCCGGCACGCACTGGCGGTGGATCAATCCGGACGATGACACCCCCGCCACACCCGACAGGAACGGATACCTGCGCGTCGCATCACTGCGCACCGTCGAACGCTATCTGACCAAACCCCTCAAAGACCTCCCAGAAATACCCCCCTTCAATCTCCCCGCGTTCGTCATCGACGAAGCCACCGAGGTCATGCCAGGAGCCGCGGACTACATCGCCCGATGGGCCCCGGCTCGAACGCTGCAGGAGATCGAGGCGAAGCGGCGCATGCTGAAGGAGTTGGACCTGACCTCCCAGACCCAACAGCACCTGCTGAAACTCCTGGCACTGCCCTACGCCGACCATCCCGACTACCGGCAGGAATGGAAGCCCTGA
- a CDS encoding serine/threonine-protein kinase gives MAHPLRNGDPARIGPYRLHSRLGGGGMGQVFLGRSRGGRWVAVKVVRPELADDPEFRRRFAAEVEAARRVGGFYTAPVVDADTEADPPWLAAAYIPGPSLQAAVTDHGPLPLESVVVLGTGLAEGLTAVHASGLVHRDLKPGNVILAADGPRLIDFGIARALDTTSHTHTATVLGTAAYMSPEQARAEKVGPPSDVFSLGCVLTFAATGRSPFGEGPLHAVVYRVVHAEPDLSDLPAPLVAPITACLAKDPVERPSPQDLLADLTALAAPEPSHPERRWLPEPVTEIITHRATLLLPRNDTGPATGAANLPTKESRHRPAADQEKQEQPGRVSLVIGNLGPTGLELAVDDAALGTVPAYETRTFPLTPGVHSLLVQSTRHRGVVRRIEAADGATVRMAYDLPRKRGAAPQAVQAVTFTPSWTSRMELMFKGTAVSAIILSAASLLLLGGLMPFMTLVASLVLGILTTLLNMVSSRRLTLNNSGIVFPFSSEANKPVRWDSVGQVSVIEEKRGSVLVLWPRGADHWLEGANSPDGTIRYQIDRLGFVSSEKRRRRFHAALRWFAADAYFEQL, from the coding sequence ATGGCCCACCCCTTGCGCAACGGCGACCCTGCCCGGATCGGCCCCTACCGACTGCACTCCCGGTTAGGGGGCGGTGGGATGGGACAGGTGTTCCTGGGTCGATCACGTGGTGGGCGTTGGGTGGCGGTGAAGGTGGTGCGCCCCGAACTCGCCGACGATCCGGAGTTCCGGCGACGTTTCGCCGCCGAAGTCGAAGCCGCCCGCCGAGTAGGGGGCTTCTACACGGCCCCGGTGGTGGACGCCGACACCGAGGCCGATCCACCGTGGCTGGCCGCCGCCTACATCCCCGGCCCCAGCCTGCAGGCCGCCGTGACCGACCACGGCCCCCTCCCGCTGGAGTCGGTGGTGGTATTGGGCACCGGGCTGGCCGAGGGACTGACCGCGGTCCACGCCAGCGGCCTGGTCCACCGCGACCTCAAACCCGGCAACGTCATCCTGGCCGCCGACGGACCCCGCCTCATCGACTTCGGCATCGCCCGCGCCCTGGACACCACCAGCCACACCCACACCGCCACCGTGCTGGGCACCGCCGCATACATGTCCCCCGAACAGGCCCGCGCCGAAAAGGTCGGCCCGCCCTCGGACGTGTTCTCCCTCGGCTGCGTCCTCACCTTCGCCGCCACCGGCCGCAGCCCCTTCGGCGAAGGCCCCCTGCACGCGGTGGTCTACCGGGTCGTGCACGCCGAACCGGACCTGTCCGACCTGCCCGCGCCCCTGGTCGCCCCGATCACCGCCTGTCTGGCCAAGGACCCTGTCGAGCGGCCCTCCCCGCAGGACCTGCTGGCCGATTTGACCGCACTGGCCGCCCCCGAGCCGTCCCACCCCGAGAGGCGCTGGCTGCCCGAACCGGTCACCGAGATCATCACCCACCGCGCCACCCTGCTGCTGCCTCGAAACGACACCGGACCGGCCACCGGCGCAGCCAACCTCCCCACCAAAGAATCCCGACACCGACCCGCAGCGGACCAGGAGAAACAGGAGCAACCGGGCCGGGTGAGCCTGGTGATCGGCAACCTCGGCCCGACCGGCCTGGAGTTGGCCGTGGACGACGCCGCCCTGGGCACGGTCCCCGCATACGAGACCCGCACCTTCCCCCTCACCCCGGGCGTCCACTCCCTGCTGGTGCAGAGCACCAGACACCGCGGCGTCGTCCGACGCATCGAAGCAGCCGACGGCGCCACCGTCAGAATGGCCTACGACCTTCCCAGGAAGCGCGGTGCCGCGCCGCAAGCGGTTCAGGCCGTGACGTTCACTCCGAGTTGGACATCGAGAATGGAACTGATGTTCAAAGGGACGGCGGTGTCGGCCATCATCCTGTCGGCAGCGTCCCTCCTGCTGCTAGGAGGGCTGATGCCGTTCATGACCCTGGTGGCCAGCCTGGTCCTGGGCATCCTGACCACCCTGCTCAACATGGTGTCCTCTCGTCGGCTCACCTTGAACAACAGCGGAATTGTGTTCCCCTTCTCCTCCGAAGCCAATAAGCCGGTCAGGTGGGACAGTGTCGGACAGGTCAGTGTGATCGAAGAGAAACGGGGTTCCGTACTCGTCCTCTGGCCCCGTGGAGCCGACCACTGGCTGGAGGGGGCGAACAGCCCGGACGGCACCATCAGGTACCAGATCGACCGCCTCGGTTTCGTGAGCAGCGAGAAGAGGCGTCGACGGTTCCACGCGGCACTGCGTTGGTTCGCCGCTGACGCCTATTTCGAACAACTGTAA
- a CDS encoding Hsp20/alpha crystallin family protein: protein MALPVVRSSQTPTHWDPFRELSDLHAQMHRWMDAVFDRTAAVGTDHSLWSPPADLSETEDAYTVELELPGVARDDITIDLSGTELVIEGERKEREREGWFRYRTRSVGRFYYAVTLPRGIDPDGVEATLSKGVLTVRVPKSQALKPRRIAITER, encoded by the coding sequence GGGACCCCTTCCGCGAACTGAGCGACCTTCACGCGCAGATGCACCGGTGGATGGACGCGGTGTTCGACCGGACCGCCGCCGTCGGCACCGACCACTCGCTCTGGTCGCCGCCGGCCGACCTGTCCGAAACCGAGGACGCCTACACCGTCGAGCTCGAACTCCCGGGTGTCGCCCGCGACGACATCACCATCGACCTGTCCGGCACCGAACTGGTCATCGAAGGCGAGCGCAAGGAACGCGAGCGCGAGGGCTGGTTCCGCTACCGCACCCGCAGCGTCGGCCGGTTCTACTACGCGGTCACCCTGCCCCGGGGCATCGACCCCGACGGCGTGGAGGCGACCCTGTCCAAGGGCGTGCTGACCGTCCGCGTCCCCAAGAGCCAGGCCCTCAAGCCGCGCCGGATCGCCATCACCGAACGCTGA